Proteins encoded within one genomic window of Streptomyces kaniharaensis:
- a CDS encoding NADP-dependent oxidoreductase, which translates to MKAIAINRYGGPEVVEYTDLPDPKVGPDSVLVEVRAAGVNPVDWKVREGALDGLLDAHFPLVMGWDAAGVVRAVGGGVTEFAPGDEVYGYVRKDTVEHGTYAELVAAPVRTLARKPAALDWAQAGGLPLAGLSALQSLRVLGLKEGETLLVHAAAGGVGHLAVQLARASGARVIGTAAERNHDYLRGLGAEPVRYGEGLAERVRALAPGGVDAALDLVGGGAVQISAGLVADPARIASIADYGVKALGGHYVWVRPDAAGLAELAALADEGRLTVTVASTFPLAQAASAQALSAEGRTRGKIVLLVD; encoded by the coding sequence ATGAAGGCAATCGCGATCAACCGCTACGGCGGCCCCGAGGTGGTCGAGTACACCGATCTGCCCGATCCCAAGGTCGGGCCGGACTCGGTCCTGGTGGAGGTCCGGGCGGCCGGGGTGAACCCGGTGGACTGGAAGGTCCGCGAAGGTGCGCTGGACGGCCTGCTGGACGCCCACTTCCCGCTGGTCATGGGCTGGGACGCGGCCGGCGTCGTCCGGGCCGTCGGCGGCGGGGTCACCGAGTTCGCACCCGGCGACGAAGTCTACGGCTACGTCCGCAAGGACACCGTCGAGCACGGCACCTACGCCGAGCTGGTCGCCGCGCCCGTGCGCACCCTCGCCCGCAAGCCCGCCGCGCTCGACTGGGCGCAGGCCGGCGGCCTGCCGCTGGCCGGGCTCTCCGCCCTGCAGAGCCTCAGGGTGCTCGGGCTGAAGGAGGGGGAGACCCTGCTGGTGCACGCGGCGGCCGGCGGGGTCGGCCACCTGGCCGTCCAGCTCGCCCGGGCCAGCGGCGCGCGGGTGATCGGCACCGCCGCCGAGCGCAACCACGACTACCTGCGCGGCCTCGGCGCGGAGCCGGTCCGCTACGGCGAGGGCCTGGCCGAACGGGTCCGGGCGCTCGCCCCGGGCGGGGTGGACGCGGCCCTCGACCTGGTCGGCGGCGGAGCCGTCCAGATCTCGGCCGGTCTGGTCGCCGACCCGGCGCGGATCGCCTCGATCGCCGACTACGGCGTGAAGGCGCTCGGCGGCCACTACGTCTGGGTCCGCCCGGACGCGGCCGGCCTCGCCGAACTGGCCGCGCTCGCCGACGAGGGCCGCCTCACCGTCACCGTCGCCTCGACCTTCCCGCTCGCCCAGGCCGCCTCCGCCCAGGCGCTCAGCGCCGAGGGCCGCACCCGGGGGAAGATCGTCCTCCTGGTGGACTGA
- the nadA gene encoding quinolinate synthase NadA encodes MTTTITETYGVDPTPTPLALLLLGREADPNSERGVECPGDLPPASDPDLVERARAAKAALGDRVFILGHHYQRDEVIEFADVTGDSFKLARDAAARPEAEYIVFCGVHFMAESADILTTDAQQVVLPDLAAGCSMADMATAEQVAECWDVLTDAGIADVTVPVSYMNSSADIKAFTGRHGGTICTSSNAKRALEWAFEQGEKVLFLPDQHLGRNTAVREMGFSLDDCVLYNPHKPNGGLTAEQLRNAKMILWRGHCSVHGRFNLDSVNDVRERIPGVTVLVHPECRHEVVTAADMVGSTEYIIKALDAAEPGSKWAIGTELNLVRRLAKAHPDKEIVFLDRTVCFCSTMNRIDLPHLVWALESLVEGRVPNVITVDPETEKYAKAALDRMLALP; translated from the coding sequence GTGACCACCACCATCACCGAGACCTACGGCGTCGACCCCACCCCGACGCCGCTCGCTCTGCTGCTGCTCGGCCGCGAGGCCGACCCGAACAGCGAGCGCGGCGTCGAGTGCCCCGGTGACCTCCCCCCGGCCTCCGACCCGGACCTCGTCGAGCGCGCCCGCGCGGCCAAGGCCGCGCTCGGCGACCGCGTCTTCATCCTGGGCCACCACTACCAGCGCGACGAGGTGATCGAGTTCGCCGACGTCACCGGTGACTCGTTCAAGCTCGCCCGGGACGCGGCGGCCCGCCCGGAGGCCGAGTACATCGTCTTCTGCGGCGTGCACTTCATGGCCGAGTCGGCGGACATCCTCACCACCGACGCCCAGCAGGTCGTCCTCCCCGACCTCGCGGCCGGCTGTTCGATGGCCGACATGGCCACCGCCGAGCAGGTCGCCGAGTGCTGGGACGTGCTGACCGACGCCGGCATAGCGGACGTGACCGTCCCGGTGTCGTACATGAACTCCTCCGCCGACATCAAGGCCTTCACCGGCCGGCACGGCGGCACCATCTGCACCTCCTCCAACGCCAAGCGCGCCCTGGAGTGGGCGTTCGAACAGGGCGAGAAGGTGCTGTTCCTGCCCGACCAGCACCTCGGCCGCAACACCGCGGTGCGCGAGATGGGCTTCTCGCTGGACGACTGCGTCCTGTACAACCCGCACAAGCCGAACGGCGGCCTGACCGCCGAGCAGCTGCGGAACGCCAAGATGATCCTGTGGCGCGGCCACTGCTCGGTGCACGGCCGGTTCAACCTGGACTCGGTGAACGACGTCCGCGAGCGCATCCCGGGCGTCACCGTCCTGGTGCACCCCGAGTGCAGGCACGAGGTCGTCACGGCCGCCGACATGGTCGGCTCGACGGAGTACATCATCAAGGCGCTGGACGCCGCCGAGCCCGGCTCCAAGTGGGCCATCGGCACCGAGCTGAACCTGGTCCGCCGGCTGGCCAAGGCCCACCCGGACAAGGAGATCGTCTTCCTCGACAGGACGGTCTGCTTCTGCTCGACCATGAACCGGATCGACCTGCCGCACCTGGTCTGGGCGCTGGAGTCGCTGGTCGAGGGCCGGGTGCCGAACGTGATCACCGTCGACCCGGAGACCGAGAAGTACGCCAAGGCCGCGCTGGACCGGATGCTGGCCCTGCCGTAA
- the pspAA gene encoding PspA-associated protein PspAA produces MIMRVMGEGQFEVGDDHLNLLNELDAELVTAVDSGNEELFRHAYAKLLAAVKQYGTPLPLDSLEPSELILPNAEATIDEVRELLMADGEGVIPGFPE; encoded by the coding sequence ATGATCATGAGGGTCATGGGTGAGGGGCAGTTCGAGGTCGGCGACGACCACCTGAACCTGCTCAACGAGCTCGACGCCGAGCTCGTCACCGCAGTGGACTCGGGGAACGAGGAGCTCTTCCGCCACGCGTACGCCAAGCTGCTCGCCGCGGTGAAGCAGTACGGCACTCCGCTGCCGCTGGATTCGCTGGAGCCGTCCGAGCTGATCCTGCCGAACGCCGAGGCGACGATCGACGAGGTCCGCGAGCTGCTGATGGCCGACGGCGAGGGCGTCATCCCGGGCTTCCCCGAATAG
- a CDS encoding PspA/IM30 family protein, with protein sequence MSDGIMKRMGLIFRSKANKALDRAEDPRETLDYSYQKQLELLQKVRRGVADVATSRKRLELQLTQLQQQSAKYEDQGRKALSLGREDLAREALTRKANMQSQITDLETQYQALQAEEEKLTLASQRLQAKVDAFRTKKETIKATYTAAQAQTRIAESFSGISEEMGDVGLAIQRAEDKTAQMQARAGAIDELLASGALDDASGLGRKDDIEAELERVAGGSDVELELARMKAELSGGSPSGPAAIEQGKPQDAQPQQDTPRINYNK encoded by the coding sequence ATGAGCGACGGAATCATGAAGCGTATGGGGCTGATCTTCCGCTCCAAGGCGAACAAGGCCTTGGACCGGGCGGAGGATCCCCGTGAGACGCTCGACTACTCCTACCAGAAGCAGCTCGAACTGCTGCAGAAGGTACGGCGTGGTGTCGCGGACGTCGCGACCTCGCGCAAGCGCCTGGAACTCCAGCTGACCCAGCTCCAGCAGCAGTCCGCGAAGTACGAGGACCAGGGCCGCAAGGCGCTGTCGCTCGGCCGCGAGGACCTCGCGCGCGAGGCGCTGACCCGCAAGGCCAACATGCAGTCCCAGATCACCGACCTGGAGACGCAGTACCAGGCGCTCCAGGCCGAGGAGGAGAAGCTCACGCTCGCCTCCCAGCGGCTGCAGGCCAAGGTGGACGCCTTCCGCACCAAGAAGGAGACCATCAAGGCCACCTACACCGCGGCCCAGGCGCAGACCCGCATCGCCGAGTCCTTCTCCGGGATCTCGGAGGAGATGGGCGACGTCGGCCTCGCCATCCAGCGGGCCGAGGACAAGACCGCCCAGATGCAGGCGCGTGCCGGCGCGATCGACGAGCTGCTGGCCTCCGGCGCGCTCGACGACGCCAGCGGTCTCGGCCGCAAGGACGACATCGAGGCCGAGCTGGAGCGGGTGGCCGGCGGTTCGGACGTCGAGCTGGAGCTGGCCCGGATGAAGGCCGAGCTGTCCGGTGGTTCCCCGTCCGGTCCGGCCGCGATCGAGCAGGGCAAGCCGCAGGACGCGCAGCCGCAGCAGGACACCCCGCGCATCAACTACAACAAGTGA
- a CDS encoding DUF3043 domain-containing protein — protein sequence MFRRRSDDAAASAAVLEKQDETTQARHPEAKKGRPTPKRSDAESNRRTRVTVPKDRKEASRQARERMRAEREKQRTALLEGDERHLPARDKGPVRRFTRDYVDARWSLAEFFLPAAVLILVLSIVKVPAIQLLSSLLFLLFFVLVALDFVRLGFGLRKQLGERFAGQNSRGAVAYGLMRVLQLRRLRLPKPQVRRGERP from the coding sequence GTGTTCCGACGCCGTTCAGATGATGCCGCCGCCTCCGCCGCCGTGCTGGAGAAGCAGGACGAGACGACCCAGGCCCGCCACCCGGAGGCCAAGAAGGGTCGGCCCACGCCCAAGCGCAGTGACGCCGAATCCAACCGGCGTACCCGGGTGACCGTGCCCAAGGACCGCAAGGAGGCCTCCCGCCAGGCGCGCGAGCGCATGCGGGCCGAGCGCGAGAAGCAGCGCACCGCACTGCTGGAGGGCGACGAGCGCCACCTGCCGGCCCGCGACAAGGGCCCGGTGCGCAGGTTCACCCGTGACTACGTGGACGCCCGCTGGTCGCTGGCCGAGTTCTTCCTGCCGGCCGCCGTGCTGATCCTGGTGCTCAGCATCGTCAAGGTGCCGGCCATCCAGCTGCTCTCCTCGCTGCTGTTCCTGCTGTTCTTCGTGCTCGTCGCACTGGACTTCGTCCGCCTCGGCTTCGGCCTGCGCAAGCAGCTCGGCGAGCGCTTCGCCGGCCAGAACAGCCGCGGCGCGGTCGCCTACGGCCTGATGCGCGTCCTGCAGCTGCGCCGGCTGCGACTGCCCAAGCCGCAGGTGCGTCGCGGGGAGAGGCCCTGA
- a CDS encoding class I SAM-dependent methyltransferase — translation MRQELVARQLAEQLTGRTAQRVLDIGCGQGTQALRLARSGHYVTGIDSDPVALGVAQGALAEEPAEVRGRIQLLSGDGHQCGRWFGPRSFDVVLCHGVLMYLPDPDPMIASLARLLAPGGLLSLLVRNRDALALRPAAAGDWRAALHAFESDRYYNRLGLAARADRLADLSVTLSEVSVPLKHWYGVRVFTDNAPDDAAPPVDGRQLAQLLEAEDRAGRTDPYRQVAALLHVIGSK, via the coding sequence GTGCGCCAGGAGCTGGTCGCCCGGCAACTCGCCGAGCAGCTGACCGGCCGCACCGCCCAGCGCGTCCTCGACATCGGCTGCGGCCAGGGCACCCAGGCGCTGCGCCTGGCCCGGTCCGGCCACTACGTCACCGGCATCGACTCCGACCCGGTCGCCCTCGGCGTCGCCCAGGGGGCGCTGGCCGAGGAGCCCGCGGAGGTCCGCGGCCGGATACAGCTGCTCAGCGGCGACGGCCACCAGTGCGGGCGCTGGTTCGGCCCGCGCAGCTTCGACGTCGTCCTCTGCCACGGCGTCCTGATGTACCTGCCCGACCCGGACCCGATGATCGCCTCGCTGGCCCGGCTGCTGGCGCCCGGTGGACTGCTCTCGCTGCTGGTCCGCAACCGTGACGCGCTCGCCCTGCGACCCGCCGCCGCCGGCGACTGGCGGGCCGCGCTGCACGCCTTCGAGAGCGACCGCTACTACAACCGGCTCGGGCTGGCCGCCCGCGCCGACCGGCTCGCCGACCTGTCCGTCACCCTCTCCGAGGTGTCGGTGCCGCTGAAGCACTGGTACGGCGTGCGGGTCTTCACCGACAACGCGCCCGACGACGCGGCGCCGCCGGTCGACGGCCGTCAGCTGGCCCAGCTGCTGGAGGCCGAGGACCGGGCCGGGCGCACCGACCCGTACCGGCAGGTCGCCGCGCTGCTGCACGTCATCGGATCCAAGTAG
- a CDS encoding nicotinate-nucleotide--dimethylbenzimidazole phosphoribosyltransferase — protein MDTTVDLDSFSSLVERPDESARRAAEERWQAADRPRGGLGRLEELGSWLSSVQGRSPVRPVSSPKVLLFAADHGVAALGVSRLPAEGGTAARVRAVLDGTAPVARLARRYGAEVRIVDVAVDTDPADFPDEVVTHRIRRGSGRIDVEDALTPEETVQAFRAGMAVADEEADAGTDLVLLGDLGVGSTTVAAVLVGALCGTDAAAVTGRGSGIDDRVWMVKCATIRDSLRRARPVLGDQLALLGATGGADFAAITGFLLQAAVRRLPVVLDGVVSAACALVAQRIAFRAPEWWRAGQSSGEPAQAKAYDRLTLTPLQDQGITMGEGVGAVLALPLLQAAGDALADEAPQPYEPPAPKEQPKLPSAADLLRRF, from the coding sequence ATGGACACGACCGTGGATCTCGATTCGTTCTCCTCGCTCGTCGAACGCCCCGACGAGAGCGCCCGGCGGGCCGCCGAGGAGCGCTGGCAGGCGGCCGACCGGCCGCGCGGCGGGCTCGGCAGGCTTGAGGAGCTGGGCAGTTGGCTGTCGTCCGTACAGGGGCGCTCCCCGGTGCGGCCGGTCTCGTCGCCCAAGGTGCTGCTGTTCGCCGCCGACCACGGGGTGGCGGCGCTCGGGGTGTCCCGGCTGCCCGCCGAGGGCGGCACCGCCGCGCGGGTCCGGGCGGTGCTCGACGGCACCGCGCCGGTCGCCCGGCTGGCCCGGCGCTACGGCGCCGAGGTGCGGATCGTCGACGTCGCGGTGGACACCGACCCGGCGGACTTCCCGGACGAGGTGGTCACCCATCGGATCCGCCGCGGCTCCGGCCGGATCGACGTCGAGGACGCCCTCACTCCCGAGGAGACCGTCCAGGCCTTCCGGGCCGGCATGGCCGTCGCCGACGAGGAGGCCGACGCAGGCACCGACCTGGTGCTGCTCGGCGACCTCGGGGTCGGCTCCACCACCGTCGCCGCCGTGCTGGTCGGCGCGCTGTGCGGCACGGACGCCGCCGCGGTGACCGGGCGCGGCTCGGGCATCGACGACCGGGTGTGGATGGTCAAGTGCGCGACCATCCGGGACTCGCTGCGCCGGGCCCGGCCGGTGCTCGGCGACCAGCTGGCGCTGCTCGGCGCCACCGGCGGCGCGGACTTCGCGGCGATCACCGGCTTCCTCCTCCAGGCCGCGGTGCGCAGGCTCCCCGTGGTGCTGGACGGGGTCGTCTCGGCGGCCTGCGCGCTGGTCGCGCAGCGGATCGCCTTCCGGGCGCCGGAGTGGTGGCGGGCCGGGCAGTCCAGCGGCGAGCCGGCCCAGGCGAAGGCGTACGACCGGCTCACCCTGACGCCGTTGCAGGACCAGGGGATCACCATGGGCGAGGGCGTCGGCGCGGTGCTGGCGCTGCCGCTGCTCCAGGCCGCGGGGGACGCCCTCGCGGACGAGGCCCCGCAGCCGTACGAGCCGCCGGCGCCGAAGGAGCAGCCGAAGCTGCCGTCGGCCGCGGACCTGCTGCGGCGGTTCTAG